In one window of Streptomyces sp. FXJ1.172 DNA:
- a CDS encoding MFS transporter: protein MLLAQCVDRTGTGMWAAVSVLYFTFVSRLDARQLGLLLGVAAVAGIAGSPLAGRAAERLPVRGLLIGCHLLRLGMMGLLLVVNGFTSLLFVVALICLGERAAKTLEMLFATRVAGERRATYQALFRSVANAGYALGAGIAALGLAVGTISAYRALILANALSFALAAALVRRTREPAGHGLVVARGDTGAADQPPTAPSPWRDRGYLFFVLLDIPMNLDDSVLNVGLPLWLVHHTRAPHAVVPGFLVVNTVLVVILQLRVSAWAEGPRRAAGAVGWYGVTLLACCLILASATGGGVWSATFAMLAAAILVTFAELVRSVSSWELAVSLAPPRARASYLGVAGMSQSVQKSVGPLLLTGGVMTAGPAGWLALGTVVTGLSMVQRRASLVRLSNLAAAPAGPRQAVGTVGGQAGPS from the coding sequence ATGCTGCTCGCGCAGTGCGTGGACCGGACCGGGACAGGGATGTGGGCCGCAGTCTCCGTGCTGTACTTCACCTTCGTGAGCCGGCTGGACGCGCGTCAACTCGGGCTGCTGCTGGGCGTAGCGGCGGTTGCGGGGATCGCTGGGTCGCCGTTGGCAGGACGGGCCGCCGAACGGCTGCCGGTGCGCGGCCTGTTGATCGGCTGTCACCTGCTGCGACTGGGCATGATGGGTCTGCTGCTGGTCGTCAACGGCTTCACGAGCCTGTTGTTCGTGGTCGCCCTGATCTGCCTGGGGGAGCGGGCGGCCAAGACGCTGGAGATGCTCTTCGCCACCCGGGTCGCGGGTGAACGGCGAGCGACCTACCAGGCGTTGTTCCGCAGCGTGGCCAATGCCGGATACGCACTCGGCGCGGGTATCGCGGCACTCGGGCTCGCTGTGGGCACCATCAGTGCCTACCGTGCCCTGATCCTGGCCAACGCGCTCTCCTTCGCCCTGGCCGCGGCACTGGTCCGGCGGACGCGGGAGCCGGCCGGCCACGGCTTGGTCGTGGCGCGCGGCGACACCGGCGCCGCTGACCAACCGCCGACCGCACCAAGTCCCTGGCGAGACCGCGGCTACCTGTTCTTCGTGCTGCTCGACATACCGATGAACCTGGACGACTCGGTACTCAACGTCGGTCTGCCACTGTGGCTGGTGCACCACACCAGGGCGCCGCACGCTGTCGTCCCTGGCTTCCTGGTGGTCAACACCGTGTTGGTCGTGATCCTCCAGCTTCGCGTCTCGGCCTGGGCCGAGGGCCCGCGCAGGGCGGCTGGAGCGGTGGGCTGGTACGGCGTGACGCTTCTCGCCTGCTGCCTGATCCTTGCGAGCGCCACGGGCGGCGGGGTCTGGTCGGCCACATTCGCCATGCTGGCGGCCGCGATTCTGGTCACCTTCGCCGAGTTGGTGCGCTCGGTCAGTTCCTGGGAGCTGGCGGTCAGCCTGGCCCCGCCGCGCGCCAGGGCCTCCTACCTCGGCGTGGCCGGGATGTCCCAGTCGGTGCAGAAGTCGGTGGGGCCGCTACTGCTGACCGGCGGCGTGATGACCGCCGGTCCGGCGGGCTGGTTGGCGCTCGGCACGGTGGTCACCGGGCTGAGCATGGTGCAGCGACGAGCCAGCCTGGTACGGCTGTCGAACCTCGCCGCCGCTCCGGCCGGGCCCCGGCAGGCCGTCGGCACGGTCGGCGGTCAGGCCGGCCCGTCGTAG
- a CDS encoding PP2C family protein-serine/threonine phosphatase gives MSEESVDRSEGFGERLLGLLLDRARLMPPQLIAPLIAEEVARFGGRDVSILLQDYAQELLVPLPGRQLHVSQPEPVDASPAGRAFLRAEIVEVPQAHGVRMYLPLLDGSDQVGVMTLTLDTVGDDDRRLLGRLAGLVADMLVTKNAYTDQFFLARRREPMSVSAEIQWSLLPPLTMSIPQVSVAGILEPAYRVAGDSFDYALNDDILHIAVIDAMGHGLDAAVMATVAIGAYRHARRVFVSLAEKYAFMDDAVSRQFGPDHFVTAQLMHLNTATGELELVNAGHPAPLLIRDGQVLQQLESATTLPVGFGGEAPRIRQHMLQRGDRVLCYTDGIIDEHVNGGEPFGEERLIRCVNRLGEDPSEGARADLRRLSHTLKRERGGRTSDDATLFMIEWRGGAADHLAVLD, from the coding sequence ATGAGCGAGGAGAGCGTGGACCGGTCGGAGGGCTTCGGCGAGCGGCTCCTGGGCCTGCTGCTGGACAGGGCGCGACTGATGCCGCCGCAGCTGATCGCTCCGCTGATCGCGGAGGAGGTGGCCAGGTTCGGCGGTCGTGACGTTTCCATCCTGCTGCAGGACTACGCGCAGGAGTTGCTGGTGCCGCTGCCGGGCAGGCAGCTGCACGTCAGCCAGCCCGAGCCGGTGGACGCCTCCCCCGCAGGCCGGGCCTTCCTGCGTGCGGAGATCGTCGAGGTGCCGCAGGCCCATGGCGTACGGATGTACCTGCCACTACTGGACGGCAGCGACCAGGTGGGGGTGATGACCCTCACGTTGGACACAGTCGGCGACGACGACCGGCGCCTTTTGGGCAGGCTGGCCGGCCTGGTCGCCGACATGCTCGTCACCAAGAACGCCTACACCGACCAGTTCTTCCTGGCCCGGCGCCGGGAGCCGATGAGCGTGTCCGCGGAGATCCAGTGGAGCCTGCTGCCGCCACTGACGATGTCCATTCCACAGGTCTCGGTCGCCGGCATCCTGGAACCGGCCTACCGCGTCGCCGGCGACAGCTTCGACTACGCCCTCAACGACGACATCCTGCACATCGCCGTGATCGACGCGATGGGCCACGGCCTGGACGCCGCAGTGATGGCGACCGTGGCCATCGGCGCCTACCGGCATGCCCGGCGCGTGTTCGTCAGCCTGGCCGAGAAGTACGCGTTCATGGACGATGCCGTCTCCCGGCAGTTCGGGCCCGACCACTTCGTCACGGCGCAGTTGATGCACCTGAACACCGCCACCGGTGAGTTGGAGCTGGTCAACGCCGGCCACCCCGCGCCGCTGCTGATCCGCGACGGCCAGGTCCTGCAACAACTGGAGAGCGCGACGACACTGCCCGTCGGCTTCGGCGGTGAGGCGCCCCGGATCAGACAGCACATGCTCCAGCGGGGCGACCGGGTGCTGTGCTACACCGACGGCATCATCGACGAGCACGTCAACGGCGGGGAACCCTTCGGCGAGGAACGCCTAATCCGCTGCGTCAACCGCCTGGGAGAGGACCCGTCCGAAGGGGCGCGGGCCGATCTGCGCCGGCTCTCCCACACCCTGAAGAGGGAACGAGGCGGGCGCACCAGCGACGATGCCACCCTTTTCATGATCGAGTGGCGCGGGGGTGCCGCCGACCACCTCGCCGTTCTCGACTGA
- a CDS encoding thioredoxin family protein gives MSDPTGLIVAVVVPAAATVFGLVRARRGGRLREGGRGDALRLSSGELGVALGERATLVQFSTALCATCPGTRRLLAGVAAGTPGVRHVEIDAETRLDLVRRVEVMRTPTVLVLDRTGRVVRRSSGAPTRADVVSAVELAVELATAD, from the coding sequence GTGAGCGATCCGACCGGGCTGATCGTGGCCGTCGTCGTGCCGGCGGCCGCGACCGTCTTCGGGCTCGTCCGTGCCCGTCGCGGCGGCAGGCTGCGCGAGGGTGGCCGGGGCGACGCGCTGCGGTTGTCCTCCGGCGAGCTGGGTGTGGCACTCGGCGAGCGGGCGACGCTGGTGCAGTTCTCGACAGCCCTCTGTGCGACCTGCCCCGGCACCCGGCGACTGCTTGCCGGCGTGGCGGCCGGGACGCCCGGCGTGCGCCATGTGGAGATCGACGCCGAGACGCGGCTCGACCTGGTCCGTCGCGTCGAGGTGATGCGCACGCCGACCGTGCTCGTCCTCGACCGCACCGGTCGCGTCGTACGGCGCTCCTCCGGGGCGCCCACCCGGGCCGACGTGGTGTCGGCGGTGGAGCTGGCGGTGGAGCTGGCTACGGCGGACTGA
- a CDS encoding DUF4395 domain-containing protein produces the protein MPDRSLGVPVRVDPRGPRFAAVLTTLVLILVLVTDSGVLLAAQAVVFALGVVLGLRWSPYGWLYRRLVRPRLGPPQELEDERPPRFAQAVGLAFAVVGAAGYLSGATWLGIAASAAALAAAFLNAAFGYCLGCELYLLAVRGRARLSRG, from the coding sequence ATGCCCGATCGCAGCCTCGGTGTGCCCGTCCGCGTGGACCCGCGTGGGCCGCGCTTCGCCGCCGTGCTCACGACCCTCGTTCTGATTCTGGTTTTGGTCACCGACAGCGGCGTGCTGCTCGCGGCGCAGGCCGTCGTGTTCGCCCTGGGCGTGGTTCTGGGCCTGCGCTGGTCCCCGTACGGCTGGCTCTACCGTCGGCTGGTGCGTCCCCGTCTCGGGCCGCCGCAGGAACTCGAGGACGAGCGGCCGCCGCGGTTCGCGCAGGCGGTCGGCCTGGCCTTCGCGGTCGTCGGGGCGGCAGGTTACCTGTCCGGTGCCACCTGGCTCGGCATCGCCGCGAGCGCGGCGGCGCTCGCGGCGGCCTTTCTGAACGCCGCCTTCGGCTACTGCCTGGGTTGCGAGCTGTACCTGCTCGCGGTCCGCGGCCGGGCCCGGCTGAGCCGCGGGTGA